A stretch of the Leptospira stimsonii genome encodes the following:
- the hisE gene encoding phosphoribosyl-ATP diphosphatase, producing MEFLLQLENILKKRKQELPDKSYTADLFRGGVDRILKKVGEEAGEVIIAAKNADKKELTHEAADLLFHLQVLLVEQGLSLQDIVEELRKRHS from the coding sequence ATGGAATTTTTATTACAGTTGGAAAATATTCTTAAAAAAAGAAAACAGGAACTTCCTGATAAATCTTATACCGCAGATCTATTTCGTGGAGGAGTGGATCGGATTCTTAAAAAAGTAGGCGAAGAAGCCGGCGAGGTGATTATCGCCGCGAAGAATGCGGATAAAAAAGAACTCACTCACGAAGCCGCGGACTTACTTTTTCATCTTCAGGTTTTGTTAGTCGAACAAGGTCTTTCCTTGCAAGACATCGTGGAAGAACTTCGTAAACGCCATTCTTAA
- the murC gene encoding UDP-N-acetylmuramate--L-alanine ligase: MQTDWKSFQRPFFLGIGGSGMSSLAFLLLEKGMKVGGYDGKHSDVVEKLIQSGATVLGKSDTLTVENYDLAIYSSAIRLDSHPLVKKFKEKGIAIVHRSELLHQVMSEKKQISVAGSHGKTTTTAMTAFLLERCGFSPSVMVGGEVAFLNGRGGSWGKGEWAIFESDESDGTFNNHQAEVRILTNVDEDHLDYYQTRENLLKAFARYMEKASRRLILNLDDIGIRDSLSLFKDHSKILGFAKTKADRKEDVFQDERIRDSKTALYRIEGGVLTFYFQNKEYSFSLKYPGEHYLKNALAAVLACFEAGAKLEELVETIPDYSGVSRRLEYLGSKNGIEVYDDYGHHPTEIRAVIQSMEGLKKDGRAVILFQPHRYTRTQNLYQEFAESLDTGETVFLLPIYTAGEDPIEGVETKLIADAMSRPTKILSKDLEEGVAELGRFLKPGDKFVTLGAGNVRDWGIRFLKN, translated from the coding sequence ATGCAAACCGATTGGAAATCGTTTCAAAGACCGTTCTTCCTTGGGATCGGAGGATCGGGAATGTCATCTCTTGCCTTTCTCCTTTTGGAAAAAGGAATGAAAGTCGGCGGTTACGACGGCAAACACTCCGACGTTGTTGAAAAATTGATTCAGAGCGGAGCCACAGTGCTCGGAAAGTCCGATACGCTAACGGTGGAGAATTACGATCTTGCGATTTATTCTTCTGCGATCCGATTGGATTCTCACCCTTTGGTTAAAAAATTTAAAGAGAAAGGAATCGCAATCGTTCATCGGTCCGAACTTCTTCATCAAGTGATGTCCGAAAAAAAGCAGATCTCCGTTGCGGGTTCTCACGGAAAAACCACGACTACTGCGATGACCGCGTTTCTTCTAGAACGTTGTGGATTCTCCCCGTCCGTGATGGTCGGCGGAGAAGTTGCATTTTTAAACGGAAGAGGCGGTTCTTGGGGAAAGGGAGAATGGGCCATTTTCGAATCCGACGAATCCGACGGTACCTTCAACAATCACCAAGCGGAAGTTCGGATTCTCACGAACGTGGACGAGGATCATTTGGATTATTATCAGACAAGAGAGAATCTCCTCAAAGCATTCGCGCGTTATATGGAAAAAGCTTCGAGAAGATTGATCCTGAACTTGGACGATATCGGAATCAGGGATTCGCTTTCTTTGTTTAAAGACCATTCTAAGATCCTTGGATTCGCAAAGACGAAAGCCGATCGGAAAGAGGACGTTTTTCAAGACGAAAGAATTCGAGATTCTAAAACGGCGCTCTATCGAATCGAAGGCGGAGTTTTGACGTTTTACTTTCAAAATAAAGAATATTCTTTTTCTCTAAAGTATCCGGGTGAACACTATCTTAAAAACGCTCTTGCGGCGGTTCTGGCTTGTTTCGAGGCGGGGGCGAAGCTGGAGGAACTCGTCGAGACGATTCCGGATTATTCCGGCGTCAGCAGAAGACTCGAGTATCTCGGAAGCAAAAACGGAATCGAAGTCTATGACGACTACGGACATCATCCGACCGAAATCAGGGCCGTGATTCAATCCATGGAGGGTCTCAAAAAAGACGGAAGAGCGGTGATTTTGTTTCAACCGCATCGATACACGAGAACTCAAAACTTATATCAGGAATTTGCGGAAAGTTTGGATACCGGGGAGACCGTTTTTCTTTTGCCGATTTATACGGCCGGAGAGGACCCGATCGAAGGAGTGGAAACGAAACTCATCGCGGATGCGATGTCACGTCCGACCAAAATTCTATCCAAAGATCTCGAAGAGGGAGTTGCAGAACTCGGCCGGTTTTTGAAACCCGGCGATAAGTTTGTCACTCTGGGCGCCGGAAATGTTCGGGATTGGGGAATTCGATTTTTAAAGAATTAG
- a CDS encoding UDP-N-acetylglucosamine--N-acetylmuramyl-(pentapeptide) pyrophosphoryl-undecaprenol N-acetylglucosamine transferase, producing the protein MRSIVIAAGGTGGHISPGVALAEVLTDLKEQIGYENLYLFSLERNRNNPDLEQAPCKVLWHNLPPLSSNILLFPFRYTYQILKTFLLFRKLNVDVVIGMGGYSTVASILYGVLFRKKVYLCEQNCIPGNVNRLFFRFANKAAFSFPPVDHSVPCDWSIIGNPLRKKTLPKMSLKFSEKYDTKKKKQFNVLVMGGSQGARQINNIVVRLMDHDEINTQFRFRLLTGSALYEEVSQKTKKDAELISYTDNMKEQYEWANFVIARSGSGVLSECAAFALPMILIPYPYAKDDHQMANAKYFELNGAAVVLDQKDEDESHLFRILDKLANDVSLLNDMSIKSLQCSHVDAARDTAKYFFSLD; encoded by the coding sequence ATGAGATCGATTGTAATCGCGGCCGGCGGAACCGGAGGACATATATCACCGGGAGTGGCTCTTGCGGAAGTTCTTACGGACTTAAAAGAGCAGATCGGATATGAGAATTTATATCTTTTTTCTTTAGAGAGGAATCGAAACAATCCGGATCTGGAACAAGCGCCTTGTAAGGTTCTCTGGCACAATCTTCCTCCTCTTTCCAGTAACATTCTTCTTTTTCCCTTTCGTTATACGTATCAGATTCTAAAAACGTTTTTGCTTTTCCGTAAACTCAACGTGGACGTAGTCATCGGAATGGGCGGTTACTCGACCGTGGCTTCGATTTTATACGGAGTTCTTTTTCGAAAAAAAGTCTATCTCTGCGAACAGAATTGTATTCCCGGAAACGTGAACCGATTGTTTTTTCGTTTCGCCAATAAGGCCGCGTTTAGTTTTCCTCCAGTCGATCATTCCGTGCCTTGCGATTGGTCGATCATAGGAAATCCTCTGAGAAAAAAAACGCTTCCAAAGATGTCTTTGAAGTTTTCGGAAAAATACGACACGAAAAAGAAGAAGCAGTTTAACGTGCTCGTGATGGGCGGAAGTCAGGGCGCGAGACAGATCAACAATATCGTAGTTCGTCTGATGGACCACGACGAAATCAACACTCAATTTCGATTTCGCTTATTAACGGGCTCGGCATTATACGAAGAAGTTTCACAAAAAACGAAGAAGGACGCGGAACTTATCTCCTATACGGACAACATGAAAGAACAATACGAGTGGGCGAACTTTGTGATCGCTCGCTCCGGTTCGGGTGTGTTGTCCGAATGCGCGGCCTTTGCTCTTCCCATGATTTTGATCCCTTATCCATATGCAAAGGATGATCATCAGATGGCGAATGCGAAGTATTTCGAACTGAACGGTGCGGCCGTGGTGTTGGATCAGAAGGACGAAGATGAATCCCATCTTTTTAGAATTTTGGACAAATTGGCGAACGACGTATCTTTGTTAAACGACATGTCGATCAAATCTCTTCAGTGCTCTCACGTCGACGCGGCGAGAGACACCGCGAAATACTTTTTCTCTCTGGACTAA
- a CDS encoding FtsW/RodA/SpoVE family cell cycle protein, protein MIDSIGRKWRELWVPGKTSLDVLLLVTIFILLFLGLCVMYSSSSITAWREFKDSEYFLKKQAIWICVSLVFFFFFSVFPYQKLEKLAVLGMLVAIGLLILVFIPGVGKSVSTYYGRNFHRWIALGPYQLQPSEVAKVAVLIYLASLFKKLKLESAPDYKKLLVPSVLLLTVIVLILVEPAFGTTLEILFVILGFIFLFGFPFRNLLVVGIVSLPLIYILIDRVGYRKKRVEVWLDPYRYRFDEGHQLVTSFRAFLDGGWFGNKLASGYAHRYLTYSHTDFVLATFVEDFGFVGFMIFIFLILLLLFRAFYLVQKVKDPFGFYLGAGILIILGTQFIINMFVVTGIFPITGISLPFVSYGGSSILIVLISLGILVNITRKENLGL, encoded by the coding sequence ATGATCGATTCTATCGGAAGGAAGTGGAGGGAACTCTGGGTTCCGGGAAAAACTTCCTTGGACGTTCTTCTCCTTGTAACGATCTTTATTCTTCTTTTTTTAGGGCTCTGCGTTATGTATTCTTCTTCGAGCATCACCGCTTGGAGAGAATTTAAGGATTCTGAATACTTTCTCAAAAAACAGGCGATCTGGATCTGTGTGAGCCTTGTGTTTTTCTTTTTTTTCTCGGTCTTTCCGTATCAGAAACTCGAGAAACTCGCAGTCTTAGGAATGTTAGTCGCGATTGGACTTTTGATTCTGGTATTCATTCCTGGGGTGGGAAAATCGGTTTCCACGTATTACGGAAGAAACTTTCACAGATGGATCGCCCTTGGCCCGTATCAACTCCAACCCTCGGAAGTCGCGAAGGTCGCCGTTTTGATCTATTTGGCTTCGCTTTTTAAAAAATTAAAATTAGAATCCGCCCCCGATTACAAAAAACTTTTGGTCCCTTCGGTTTTACTTCTCACCGTGATCGTTTTGATTCTTGTGGAGCCAGCATTCGGAACCACATTAGAAATTCTTTTTGTGATTCTCGGTTTTATTTTCTTATTCGGATTTCCTTTTCGAAATTTGCTCGTCGTAGGTATTGTATCCCTTCCTCTGATTTATATTTTGATCGATCGGGTCGGTTATCGGAAGAAGAGGGTGGAAGTTTGGCTGGATCCGTATCGCTACCGATTTGACGAAGGTCACCAGCTCGTGACTTCGTTTCGTGCTTTTTTGGACGGAGGCTGGTTCGGTAATAAACTCGCTTCGGGTTATGCGCATCGTTATTTGACCTACAGTCATACCGACTTCGTATTAGCAACGTTTGTCGAAGATTTCGGTTTTGTGGGATTTATGATTTTTATCTTTCTGATTCTTTTACTTCTGTTTCGTGCGTTCTATCTTGTGCAGAAGGTGAAGGATCCCTTCGGTTTTTATTTAGGCGCTGGAATTTTGATTATCTTGGGAACACAATTTATCATTAACATGTTCGTTGTTACCGGAATTTTTCCGATTACCGGTATCAGCTTACCCTTTGTCAGTTACGGAGGATCGTCGATTCTCATCGTATTGATTTCTCTTGGAATTCTTGTCAATATAACGAGAAAGGAAAACCTAGGTCTATGA
- the mraY gene encoding phospho-N-acetylmuramoyl-pentapeptide-transferase, translating into MFYYLYDLYFNHLDSLRIFSYVTFRALMAGLTSMLVTFWFGHRVIDFLYGLKFRESVRDDGPKSHEAKKGTPTMGGLLIIGSLLLSVLLWGNLKNPNILLLAVFSLFFSGLGFADDYMKSVKKIKGGMRARTKFLLSILISLGFCILFFYYTGHTPPGHSGKIPFQLTDLFFPFVKGPVLALGLLAIPFSIIVIIGSSHAVNLTDGLDGLATGTVAIAVVTLGIIAYFSGTPIVANYLNIPYLPGAHEYSVFLSALAGALLGFLWFNAHPAQVFMGDTGSLFLGATLGMVVILLKKEILLLILGAIFVSEALSVILQVGSFKLTGKRIFKMAPLHHHFELGGLKETKIVIRFWIIAVILAIISLSTLKIQ; encoded by the coding sequence ATGTTTTATTATCTCTACGATCTTTACTTCAACCATCTGGATTCCCTTCGTATTTTTAGTTACGTTACGTTTCGCGCTTTGATGGCGGGATTGACTTCGATGTTGGTCACGTTCTGGTTCGGTCATCGTGTGATCGACTTTTTATACGGACTCAAGTTCAGAGAGTCTGTTCGGGACGACGGCCCGAAATCCCACGAGGCAAAAAAGGGAACTCCTACGATGGGAGGTCTTCTGATCATCGGTTCTCTTCTTCTTTCCGTTCTCCTTTGGGGGAATCTTAAAAATCCGAACATCTTGTTGCTCGCCGTTTTTTCTCTCTTTTTCTCCGGCCTCGGTTTCGCGGACGATTATATGAAATCGGTAAAAAAAATCAAAGGTGGAATGCGCGCGCGAACCAAGTTTCTTCTTTCCATTTTGATTTCTCTCGGGTTTTGTATATTATTCTTTTATTATACAGGTCATACTCCTCCCGGACATTCCGGTAAAATTCCCTTTCAACTGACGGATTTGTTTTTTCCTTTTGTGAAAGGACCTGTTCTTGCGCTCGGACTTCTTGCGATTCCGTTTTCGATCATCGTGATCATCGGTTCTTCTCACGCCGTGAATTTGACGGACGGACTCGACGGACTCGCGACCGGAACCGTTGCGATCGCCGTTGTTACGTTAGGAATCATCGCTTATTTTTCGGGAACCCCGATCGTCGCAAATTATCTCAACATTCCTTATCTTCCGGGCGCTCACGAATATTCGGTCTTTTTATCCGCGCTTGCCGGTGCCCTTCTCGGATTTCTCTGGTTCAACGCGCATCCCGCGCAGGTTTTTATGGGAGACACGGGTTCTCTTTTTTTAGGCGCGACTTTGGGTATGGTCGTGATCCTTTTGAAGAAGGAAATTCTTCTTTTGATTCTGGGAGCGATCTTTGTCAGCGAAGCTCTTTCCGTGATTCTTCAAGTGGGTTCCTTTAAACTTACGGGAAAAAGAATCTTCAAGATGGCTCCTCTGCATCATCACTTTGAATTGGGAGGATTGAAAGAAACCAAGATCGTAATTCGATTTTGGATCATCGCGGTCATCCTCGCGATCATCTCCTTATCGACTCTCAAAATCCAATGA
- a CDS encoding UDP-N-acetylmuramoyl-L-alanyl-D-glutamate--2,6-diaminopimelate ligase yields the protein MKLTQLLHEFPELKLRSVPNGKSSDGIEIGYIQSDSRKTNLEDIFCVSDSLGSKKEEYISNTKASLILIRTGSSIVLPDSKIVLETEIDPEQLQGRIASFLLGHPSKELEIVAVTGTNGKTSLTNILFALAKEQGRNCGLIGTIGVKFGDQLIDTGYTTPDASSLNLILKEMKDQGVDTVFMEASSHGLKLGRMNGISLKAGVFTNLTQDHLDFHPDMEDYFESKFRLFEILDSFPSSFAVLDYISPGGKELLEKIQSRLPSLQVSALDGPLREWKVEGPSLNLQGTSYSLTEGGNSHPIHTNLLGSFNVRNTALAWITGIRLGLDPEKMSSSLERIPQIPGRFQIVYSKDRSRMAVVDYAHTPDALENIIRSVRDSKPKQLITLFGCGGDRDRTKRPKMARIAEELSDQVILTSDNPRTEEPESILDEIQTGFSNGFVPLLREVDRAKAIAEGVAVLPEGGCLLVAGKGHEEYQIIGKEKRHFSDVEQVQKAFGLF from the coding sequence ATGAAGTTAACCCAGCTTCTCCATGAATTTCCTGAACTCAAACTAAGATCCGTTCCAAACGGCAAGTCGTCCGATGGAATCGAAATCGGTTATATCCAATCCGATTCTCGAAAGACAAACTTAGAAGATATCTTCTGCGTCTCCGATTCCCTCGGTTCTAAAAAAGAAGAATATATTTCCAACACAAAGGCTTCCTTGATTTTGATTCGGACCGGTTCTTCGATCGTCCTTCCGGATTCTAAGATCGTTTTAGAAACCGAAATCGATCCCGAACAACTCCAAGGAAGAATCGCCTCCTTTCTTCTCGGTCATCCTTCGAAAGAGTTGGAGATCGTCGCGGTGACGGGAACCAACGGAAAAACTTCTCTTACGAATATTCTTTTCGCATTAGCAAAAGAGCAAGGACGCAACTGCGGTTTGATCGGAACGATCGGAGTGAAATTCGGAGATCAGCTGATCGATACGGGTTATACTACGCCGGACGCTTCCTCTCTCAATCTCATTCTCAAGGAGATGAAGGATCAGGGAGTGGACACCGTTTTTATGGAAGCGAGTTCTCACGGTCTCAAACTCGGAAGGATGAACGGAATTTCTCTGAAGGCGGGCGTCTTTACCAATCTCACTCAGGATCATCTCGACTTTCATCCGGATATGGAAGATTATTTTGAAAGCAAGTTCCGTCTTTTTGAAATTTTGGATTCGTTCCCTTCTTCGTTTGCCGTTCTCGATTATATTTCACCGGGTGGAAAAGAGCTTTTGGAAAAAATCCAATCACGCCTTCCGAGTTTGCAAGTGAGTGCGTTAGACGGTCCTCTCAGAGAATGGAAAGTCGAAGGTCCGTCCTTGAATCTCCAAGGCACTTCCTATTCTTTGACGGAGGGAGGCAATTCTCATCCGATCCATACCAATCTTCTGGGTTCGTTTAACGTTCGCAATACGGCCCTTGCTTGGATTACCGGAATCAGGCTCGGCTTGGACCCTGAAAAGATGTCTTCTTCTTTAGAAAGAATTCCGCAGATCCCTGGACGTTTCCAAATCGTCTACAGCAAGGACCGTTCTCGAATGGCGGTTGTCGATTACGCTCATACCCCGGACGCTCTGGAAAATATTATCCGAAGTGTCCGAGATTCGAAACCGAAACAACTGATCACTCTCTTCGGTTGTGGGGGAGATCGGGATCGGACCAAACGTCCGAAGATGGCGCGGATCGCGGAAGAACTTTCGGATCAGGTCATTCTTACCTCTGATAATCCGAGGACGGAGGAACCGGAGTCGATCTTGGATGAAATTCAAACCGGCTTTTCCAATGGTTTTGTTCCGCTTCTCAGGGAAGTGGACCGGGCCAAGGCGATCGCAGAAGGTGTGGCGGTTTTGCCGGAAGGCGGTTGTCTTCTCGTCGCGGGAAAGGGTCACGAAGAATATCAAATCATCGGCAAAGAAAAACGTCACTTCAGCGATGTGGAGCAGGTTCAAAAAGCCTTCGGTCTTTTTTAA